A stretch of DNA from Geminocystis sp. M7585_C2015_104:
TAGATGACTTGCGACACTAACGACACCGATACAACCCATTGTCATCATGGGGAGGGTTAAGAAGTCTTCGCCGGAGTAGATGAGGAAATTGTCAGGGGTTAGAAGACGGATTTTAGCGGTTTGCTCTAAGTCTCCACTGGCTTCCTTGATGGCGACGATATTGGGGCAGTCTTGTGACAGGAGGGCTACAGTTTCGGGGGACAGATTCCTGCCTGTACGTCCTGGGATGTTATACAACATTATGGGGAGGTCTGGGCAAGCTTGGGCGATGGCTTTAAAGTGTTGATAGAGGCCTTCCTGGGGTGGTTTATTATAATAGGGCACTACATGGAGACAGCCATCCACGCCGATTTGTTGGGCTTTTTTGGTTTGGGCGACGGCTTGGGCGGTAGAATAACTACCCGTGCCCATGATAATCTTGGCGCCGGTGCCGGCCACTGCCTGTTTTACAACTCTTAACAATTCGTATTTTTCTTCGCTTTCCAGGGTGGGGGATTCTCCTGTAGTCCCACAGACCACCAAGCCATCACTGCCATTAGTAACTAGGTGGTAGGCAAGCCTTTCCGCCATGGCATAGTTAACGGCGCCATCAGCGGTAAAGGGTGTCACCATAGCGGTTAAAACTCGACCAAAAAGATAGTCACTCATCACTGTATAGGGGGGTTAGGATTTGGGGTCAAGGGGATAGGGCATGTATTAGAGGAGATTTTCGGCCACCAGCAGTTCAGCGATTTGGACGGCATTCAGGGCGGCGCCTTTGCGGATTTGGTCGCCACACAACCATAATTCTAGGGCATTAGGGTTAGAGATGTCTTGACGGATTCTCCCTACCAATACTTCGTCTTTGCCGGTGGCGTCTATAGGCATTGGGAAGTAGTTACGTTGCCAGTCTTCTACCAGTTTAACTCCCGGGGCTTGG
This window harbors:
- the dapA gene encoding 4-hydroxy-tetrahydrodipicolinate synthase → MSDYLFGRVLTAMVTPFTADGAVNYAMAERLAYHLVTNGSDGLVVCGTTGESPTLESEEKYELLRVVKQAVAGTGAKIIMGTGSYSTAQAVAQTKKAQQIGVDGCLHVVPYYNKPPQEGLYQHFKAIAQACPDLPIMLYNIPGRTGRNLSPETVALLSQDCPNIVAIKEASGDLEQTAKIRLLTPDNFLIYSGEDFLTLPMMTMGCIGVVSVASHLVGNLIQQMIQAYQKGDTSLAQQIQLRLYPLFKVLFCNTNPIPVKYALQLQGWDVGGVRLPLSPLPPQQQDEVKNVLSQLHLL